The following coding sequences are from one Diadema setosum chromosome 9, eeDiaSeto1, whole genome shotgun sequence window:
- the LOC140232654 gene encoding ER membrane protein complex subunit 4-like, whose translation MANQQNIMLNRGVGRRHKWAIDFTARPRSERQLPAIADLPAPVGYFERSVPDTAQHDRDSSLVVKKCWDIALAPLKQLPMNLFLMYMAGSSISIFPIMMVGMMLWRPIQALMSLKATYKMLEGSPQALIQKIVYFIANLLGIALALYKCSSMGLLPTHSSDWLSFLEPQQRVEYSGGGMVL comes from the exons ATGGCAAATCAACAGAATATCATGTTAAATCGTGGAGTAGGGAGGCGACACAAATGGGCCATCGACTTCACAGCAAG GCCAAGAAGTGAAAGGCAGTTACCGGCCATTGCTGACCTTCCTGCACCAGTCGGGTACTTTGAGCGTTCTGTGCCTGATACTGCACAACATGACAGGGACTCAAGTTTGGTAGTCAAG AAATGCTGGGACATAGCACTGGCTCCATTAAAGCAGCTACCAATGAATCTGTTCCTGATGTACATGGCAGGCAGCTCCATCTCCATCTTTCCCATCATGATGGTCGGCATGATGCTATGGCGACCCATCCAGGCCCTGATGTCCCTCAAAGCAA CATACAAGATGCTGGAAGGTAGTCCCCAAGCTCTCATTCAGAAGATAGTGTACTTCATAGCCAACCTACTGGGTATAGCCCTGGCCCTCTACAAGTGTTCATCCATGGGGCTGCTACCGACACACTCATCAGACTGGCTGTCGTTTCTGGAGCCACAGCAG AGAGTGGAGTATTCAGGAGGTGGAATGGTTCTGTAA
- the LOC140232653 gene encoding uncharacterized protein — protein MERICDRELSNFIMISKCGLCAPDVDCFGTLERILPPRHEHVVCSFEPLDGDNFKCQVRLKVSREEEAKNWLEDFKIGTDSTTWKVARTYPDAGKFNTFRVDLRCHHNTRYTSTRGKVTKNTSCPASVFIVLKRFMKHSRSKDSHLEEGLLFIVTLNYAHNHPLSCADALRRNDVSEATEEKLRSLFEHGHTPRSALDLLKYDLQEEHGDNYIYASADRSICPDVQFCYRLYAKIFRKRYGAASGDEMYVELERKVHEFNEEQGQLCAKIEVTPESQTIVAICTPLMKRVHENIKNSGEMIFVDSSGNCDRHDSRIFVVIVLTHSCAGDLPLGMIIMTSESMPTIQAGFSLLQSILPERAFFGRGAMGPQVVMTHDCKALRQGLHAVYPQSALILCVFHLMQALWRWLWDVHNQIRKRDRPYLLNISKELIYANSSLELETRFQQIQEDKVASRYPKFKEHVADIFARRDAWALCLHQTANLLLRGNVSNNFVESAMRVIKEKVFNRLKAFNVTQLFHFLVTRFTAYYERRLVDVSNNRLTNPAQSKYTGNVKDVNVDAIAKETDSTYTVPSAHSEDVYHVNTNLQTCTCPKGESGGPCKHQYAVVKKFNVTNTNFLPTITPHLRKLLYTIATGRDDVPNEWFANLHPAEQAKFPLDADEMMVVSTSHDPQIERLDSLSLQRDLDNNFLHRGKNTRSKSLSTKLEDMFQTLRFKLQEDKESFHTPLTKFVERFEQITTDSALVSALSTFGKYNGHALSKKSRHVSQRAMLTSTKIGVQPTAVSRRKTAVGGRLDLITGRLVKGTQNEHGYARQKGSVKRGVLPRSQRPAPHFPSQCVERNVALGRH, from the exons ATGGAACGTATATGCGATCGAGAACTGTCAAATTTCATCATGATTTCTAAATGCGGGCTGTGTGCACCTGATGTTGACTGTTTCGGTACTTTAGAG AGAATTCTGCCACCACGACATGAACATGTGGTTTGCAGCTTTGAGCCTCTCGATGGGGATAATTTCAAGTGCCAGGTCAGGTTGAAAGTTAGCAGGGAAGAAGAAGCAAAGAACTGGTTAGAAGACTTCAAAATTGGGACTGATTCTACTACATGGAAGGTGGCTAGAACTTACCCAGATGCTGGCAAATTCAACACATTTAGG GTCGATCTACGATGTCACCACAACACCAGGTACACCTCAACACGTGGGAAAGTGACTAAAAATACATCTTGTCCTGCCTCAGTATTCATTGTGCTCAAAAGATTCATGAAGCATTCCAG GTCTAAGGATTCCCACCTTGAGGAAGGACTCTTGTTCATTGTGACTTTGAACTACGCACACAACCATCCCCTGTCTTGTGCAGATGCGTTGAGGAGGAACGATGTATCGGAAGCCACGGAGGAGAAGCTGAGAAGTCTCTTCGAGCATGGGCACACACCAAGATCCGCTCTGGACTTGTTGAAATATGATCTCCAGGAGGAACATGGAGACAATTACATCTACGCCTCTGCCGATAGGTCCATCTGCCCTGATGTTCAGTTTTGTTACAG GTTGTATGCTAAAATCTTCAGGAAACGATATGGAGCAGCATCTGGCGATGAGATGTATGTTGAACTTGAAAGAAAGGTACACGAATTCAACGAAGAACAGGGCCAGTTATGTGCAAAAATTGAAGTGACACCCGAAAGTCAAACCATTGTTGCCATTTGTACCCCCCTTATGAAGAGGgtacatgaaaacataaaaaatagtgGCGAGATGATTTTCGTCGATTCAAGTGGGAACTGCGACCGTCACGACAGCCGCATCTTTGTAGTAATAGTATTAACTCACTCATGTGCTGGGGACTTGCCACTTGGAATGATCATAATGACGTCTGAATCAATGCCCACGATCCAAGCAGGATTCAGTCTCCTCCAATCTATCCTACCAGAGAGAGCATTCTTTGGAAGAGGTGCAATGGGGCCACAAGTTGTCATGACGCACGACTGCAAAGCTCTTCGTCAAGGACTACATGCGGTCTATCCCCAGTCAGCGTTGATCCTGTGCGTTTTTCACCTGATGCAGGCCCTCTGGAGATGGTTATGGGATGTACATAACCAAATTCGCAAGCGGGATCGCCCATACCTCCTCAACATCTCGAAGGAGCTCATTTATGCCAACAGCTCCTTGGAACTAGAAACCCGGTTTCAACAGATTCAGGAAGACAAAGTCGCTTCAAGGTATCCGAAATTCAAGGAGCACGTAGCAGATATCTTCGCAAGGCGCGACGCTTGGGCACTTTGTCTCCACCAAACTGCTAACTTGCTGCTGAGAGGAAATGTCTCGAACAACTTTGTTGAGAGTGCGATGCGGGTGATCAAGGAGAAGGTGTTCAATAGACTCAAAGCCTTCAACGTTACCCAGTTGTTCCACTTCCTAGTCACCCGTTTTACTGCGTACTACGAGCGCAGGTTGGTAGATGTGTCAAACAATCGGTTGACGAACCCAGCTCAGTCAAAATACACAGGGAATGTCAAAGACGTCAACGTAGATGCCATTGCAAAG GAAACTGATTCAACTTACACTGTACCCAGTGCGCATTCAGAAGATGTGTACCATGTCAACACCAACTTACAGACCTGTACCTGTCCTAAGGGAGAGAGTGGTGGGCCCTGCAAGCATCAGTATGCAGTGGTGAAGAAGTTCAATGTGACCAACACGAACTTTCTGCCAACCATAACGCCGCATCTCAGGAAACTTTTGTATACAATCGCAACAG GTAGAGATGATGTACCCAATGAATGGTTTGCTAACCTTCACCCTGCCGAGCAAGCCAAGTTTCCTCTTGATGCTGACGAGATGATGGTTGTCTCTACATCACATGATCCTCAGATCGAAAGGCTTGACTCTCTTTCTTTGCAGAGGGATCTTGATAATAATTTCCTTCACAGAGGAAAGAACACGCGGTCTAAGAGCCTTTCAACCAAGCTTGAGGATATGTTTCAAACCCTACGTTTCAAACTTCAAGAGGACAAGGAATCCTTCCACACTCCACTCACAAAGTTCGTTGAGCGGTTTGAACAAATCACTACAGACAGTGCTCTTGTATCTGCCTTGTCGACATTTGGCAAGTATAACGGCCATGCCTTGTCGAAGAAATCTAGACATGTCAGCCAGCGAGCGATGCTCACCTCAACAAAAATTGGTGTCCAGCCCACTGCAGTCAGCAGGAGAAAGACTGCAGTGGGTGGAAGATTGGATCTGATTACTGGGCGCCTAGTAAAAGGAACCCAAAATGAACATGGTTATGCGAGACAGAAGGGCTCCGTCAAGAGAGGCGTCCTTCCAAGGAGTCAGCGCCCAGCGCCACATTTCCCATCACAATGTGTAGAGAGGAATGTGGCACTGG gCCGACACTAA